Proteins from a single region of Pyrus communis chromosome 6, drPyrComm1.1, whole genome shotgun sequence:
- the LOC137737231 gene encoding geraniol 8-hydroxylase-like — protein sequence MDFLSYCLIIPCLLSLLYFSVQALRSNPQRLLLPPGPKPFPIIGNLLELGNQPHLSLTNLSKRYGPIVSLQLGQITTVVVSSSTVAKEVLRTHDQFLCNRTIPDAIQACDLRQDSLPWIPASDKWRNLRKICNNQLFATKVLDANQANRHLKVQELIADVNESVVKGKAVEIGRAAFKTTLNLLSRTVFSVDLADPSSEVGREFKEIVWGLMEESGKPNLGDYFPVLRKFDPQGIRGRMIKHFLKMDSLFDRMITQRSELRKSNDYVTSKDMLDSLLNISEVSNEDMDKLLIEHLLLSLFVAGTDTTSATLEWAMAELLRNPEKLSKAQDELDQVIGKGKPVEESDIARLPYLQAIIKETFRLHPVVPFLIPRKAGKDVEIWGFIVPKGAQVLVNAWAIGRDPCIWDNPTSFAPERFLGLDDQIDVSGKNFELIPFGGGRRICPGLPLAMRMLHLMLGSLINSFDWKLEDGVVPENMNMEEKFGLTLQMAHPLRAVPKVILI from the exons ATGGATTTCTTGAGTTATTGCTTGATAATCCcatgtcttctctctctcttgtattTCTCAGTTCAAGCTCTCAGATCCAATCCCCAAAGGCTTCTGCTTCCACCTGGACCAAAGCCATTTCCCATCATTGGCAATCTCTTGGAGCTTGGCAACcaaccccatctctctctcactaacCTTTCAAAACGCTACGGCCCCATTGTTTCTTTGCAACTCGGACAAATAACCACTGTTGTAGTTTCTTCATCAACAGTGGCAAAAGAGGTCCTCCGAACCCACGACCAGTTCTTGTGCAACCGAACCATCCCCGACGCAATCCAAGCTTGCGACCTCCGCCAGGACAGCTTGCCCTGGATACCCGCATCAGACAAATGGAGAAACCTCCGTAAAATATGCAACAACCAATTGTTTGCAACGAAAGTCCTAGACGCCAACCAAGCCAACCGCCACCTGAAAGTGCAGGAGCTCATTGCCGATGTCAATGAAAGCGTTGTGAAAGGTAAGGCAGTAGAAATTGGGAGGGCTGCTTTTAAGACGACACTCAATCTGCTGTCGCGTACTGTTTTCTCGGTTGATTTAGCTGACCCGAGCAGTGAGGTGGGAAGAGAATTCAAGGAGATTGTGTGGGGTTTGATGGAAGAGTCAGGGAAGCCAAACTTGGGGGACTATTTTCCTGTGCTTAGGAAATTTGACCCCCAAGGCATTCGAGGGCGCatgatcaaacattttctcaagatGGATTCGCTTTTTGATCGAATGATTACGCAAAGGTCAGAACTGAGAAAATCGAATGATTATGTCACAAGCAAGGATATGTTGGATTCTCTCTTGAACATCAGTGAAGTGAGCAATGAGGATATGGACAAGCTTTTGATTGAACATCTGCTTCTG TCTCTATTTGTTGCGGGCACAGATACAACTTCAGCCACGCTGGAATGGGCAATGGCTGAACTACTACGCAACCCTGAAAAGCTGTCCAAAGCGCAAGACGAACTAGATCAAGTCATTGGCAAAGGAAAACCAGTTGAGGAATCGGACATTGCTCGACTCCCTTACTTACAAGCAATAATCAAAGAGACCTTCCGGTTGCATCCGGTTGTACCATTTCTAATCCCTCGAAAAGCCGGAAAAGACGTTGAAATTTGGGGGTTTATTGTCCCAAAGGGTGCACAAGTGCTGGTCAATGCATGGGCTATAGGCAGAGACCCTTGCATCTGGGACAACCCGACCTCATTTGCACCGGAGAGGTTTTTGGGATTAGATGATCAAATCGATGTTTCAGGCAAGAATTTTGAGCTTATTCCATTTGGTGGCGGGAGGAGAATATGTCCGGGGCTGCCATTGGCTATGCGCATGCTGCACTTGATGTTGGGTTCACTTATTAACTCATTTGATTGGAAGCTTGAAGATGGAGTTGTACCAGAGAATATGAACATGGAGGAGAAGTTTGGCCTCACCTTACAGATGGCTCATCCTCTAAGAGCTGTGCCGAAAGTCATTCTAATTTGA